The following are from one region of the Arcobacter defluvii genome:
- a CDS encoding GDSL-type esterase/lipase family protein translates to MKKLILLLVSGVLMLQAWQIQDDPYYKHKKSQFEMLQNNDKYETMMLGDSITDEGRWDELLNNDKVQNRGISGDTTNGVLERLDSINKNIKQVFIMIGVNDIMRGKEVDEVYNNYLKIIKTFKDKNIKVYIQSTLFIGERRMENFNFKVEELNKRLEKYAKENHITFINLNPIFAPKKVLEKKFTFDDLHLNGSAYELWAKEIKKYF, encoded by the coding sequence ATGAAAAAGTTAATTTTATTATTAGTTAGTGGAGTTTTGATGTTACAAGCTTGGCAAATACAAGATGATCCATATTATAAACATAAAAAGAGTCAATTTGAAATGTTACAAAATAATGATAAATATGAAACTATGATGTTAGGTGATTCTATAACTGATGAAGGACGTTGGGATGAATTACTTAATAATGACAAAGTACAAAATAGGGGAATTAGTGGTGATACAACAAACGGTGTGTTAGAACGACTAGATTCAATAAATAAAAATATAAAACAAGTTTTTATAATGATTGGTGTAAATGATATTATGCGAGGAAAAGAAGTAGATGAAGTTTATAATAACTATTTAAAAATCATCAAAACTTTTAAAGATAAAAATATAAAAGTTTATATTCAATCAACACTTTTTATTGGTGAAAGAAGAATGGAAAATTTCAACTTTAAAGTTGAAGAGTTAAACAAAAGATTAGAAAAGTATGCAAAAGAAAATCATATTACTTTTATAAATCTAAATCCAATTTTTGCTCCAAAAAAAGTATTAGAGAAAAAATTCACTTTTGATGATTTGCACTTAAATGGCTCAGCTTATGAACTTTGGGCAAAAGAGATTAAAAAATATTTTTAA
- the trxA gene encoding thioredoxin, with product MKKVVLSILVSAISVFAYENLTIDNFESKIKDKNVIVDFYATWCPPCKILANNLEDFDVIKPDNIEIYKVDIDEQLVLAKKYGVSKLPTLLYFKDGKAIKEYVGVLSKEELLQTTKEDFK from the coding sequence ATGAAAAAAGTAGTTTTATCAATATTAGTTAGTGCTATTTCAGTTTTTGCATATGAAAACTTGACAATAGATAATTTTGAGTCAAAAATAAAAGATAAAAATGTAATTGTAGATTTTTATGCTACTTGGTGTCCACCATGTAAAATATTAGCAAATAATTTAGAAGATTTTGATGTAATCAAACCAGATAATATTGAAATTTATAAAGTTGATATTGATGAACAGCTGGTTTTAGCAAAAAAATATGGTGTTTCAAAATTGCCAACATTATTATATTTCAAAGATGGTAAAGCAATAAAAGAATATGTTGGAGTTTTAAGTAAAGAAGAGTTACTTCAAACAACAAAAGAAGATTTTAAATGA
- the dsbD gene encoding protein-disulfide reductase DsbD, producing the protein MKKILLFLLIFVYSFSLDLNPKILEPEEAFKTTFIKNQDNLNIKLELGDNIYLYDDKIKIFISKPQKIDITQNINIPEPISYEEFIVHFNSLNLTIPFELLKSKIDTNKYEIELHFQGCSKAGLCYAPISEKYLLTFDESAKKEEVKKEVEQKVSNTQDLNETDTIANSLKDGNLLLVLATFFGFGLLLSLTPCVFPMIPILSSIIVGASQKESMTASRGFFLSLVYVLSMSVAYTIAGIIAGVFGANLQVALQNPYVLVVFALIFVALAFSMFGYFEIRLPQAIQNKVNKTTDGKEKQGIVGIAIMGFLSALIVGPCVAPPLAGALVYIGQTGDALLGGMALFVMSLGMGVPLLLIGLGAGKFMPKPGGWMEGITRIFGIVMLGVAIWLLDRVLDATIIMYLWALLLLGSAIYLKIYQHIIAQLITVVLFLLGGILFIAAISGATNPLNPLEKFTSGIVTQVASEKLVFKKIKNIEELKQAIKESDKPVILDFWASWCVACKEFEEITFKDEDVIKKLQGFTLLQADVTQNNDDDKALQKMFGIVGPPGIIFWDKDKNEVTSSKVVGYKNPKEFLEIINKNF; encoded by the coding sequence ATGAAAAAGATTTTACTATTTTTATTGATTTTTGTTTATTCTTTTTCTTTAGATTTAAACCCGAAGATTTTAGAACCTGAAGAGGCATTTAAAACTACTTTTATAAAAAATCAAGATAATTTAAACATAAAATTGGAGTTAGGTGATAATATATATTTATATGATGATAAAATAAAAATATTTATATCAAAACCACAAAAAATTGATATTACACAAAATATAAATATTCCTGAACCTATATCTTATGAAGAGTTTATTGTTCATTTTAATAGTTTAAATTTAACTATTCCATTTGAATTATTAAAATCAAAAATTGATACAAACAAATATGAAATTGAACTTCATTTTCAAGGATGCTCAAAAGCAGGACTTTGTTATGCACCAATTAGTGAAAAATATCTTCTAACTTTTGATGAGAGTGCAAAAAAAGAAGAAGTTAAAAAAGAGGTTGAGCAAAAAGTTTCTAATACTCAAGATTTAAATGAAACAGATACTATTGCAAATAGTTTAAAAGATGGGAATTTACTTTTAGTTTTAGCAACATTTTTTGGATTCGGATTGCTTTTATCTTTAACTCCATGTGTTTTCCCAATGATTCCAATTTTATCTTCTATAATTGTAGGTGCTTCACAAAAAGAGAGTATGACAGCTAGTCGAGGATTCTTTTTATCTTTAGTTTATGTACTTTCTATGAGTGTTGCTTATACTATTGCAGGAATTATTGCAGGAGTTTTTGGCGCAAATTTACAAGTTGCACTTCAAAATCCTTATGTATTAGTTGTTTTTGCTTTAATATTTGTAGCTCTAGCTTTTTCTATGTTTGGTTATTTTGAAATAAGACTTCCTCAAGCTATTCAAAATAAAGTAAATAAAACAACAGATGGAAAAGAAAAACAAGGAATAGTTGGAATTGCTATTATGGGATTCTTATCAGCATTAATTGTTGGACCTTGTGTTGCTCCACCACTTGCAGGAGCTTTAGTTTATATTGGTCAAACAGGTGATGCGCTTCTTGGTGGAATGGCTTTATTTGTTATGAGTTTAGGTATGGGTGTTCCTTTACTTCTTATTGGTTTAGGCGCAGGTAAATTTATGCCAAAACCTGGTGGTTGGATGGAAGGAATCACTAGAATATTTGGAATAGTGATGTTAGGAGTTGCAATTTGGCTTCTTGATAGAGTTTTAGATGCAACTATTATTATGTATTTATGGGCATTATTACTTCTTGGAAGTGCTATATATTTAAAGATTTATCAACATATTATTGCTCAATTAATAACTGTTGTTTTATTCCTTTTAGGTGGAATATTATTTATTGCAGCAATTAGTGGAGCTACTAATCCTTTAAATCCATTAGAAAAGTTTACTTCTGGAATCGTTACACAAGTTGCAAGTGAAAAATTAGTATTTAAAAAAATAAAAAATATTGAAGAATTAAAACAAGCAATAAAAGAATCAGATAAACCAGTAATTTTAGATTTTTGGGCTTCTTGGTGTGTAGCTTGTAAAGAGTTTGAAGAGATAACTTTTAAAGATGAAGATGTTATCAAAAAATTACAAGGTTTTACACTTTTACAAGCAGATGTAACTCAAAATAATGATGATGATAAAGCTTTACAAAAAATGTTTGGAATAGTAGGACCTCCTGGGATAATTTTTTGGGATAAAGATAAAAATGAAGTTACATCTTCAAAAGTTGTTGGATATAAAAATCCAAAAGAGTTTTTAGAAATAATAAATAAAAACTTCTAA
- a CDS encoding rhodanese-like domain-containing protein, with protein sequence MNNLVDLQPKIVEKMINDNIVMIDVRRPDEWARTGVIKNAHLLTFFDEFGDYNIEKWMEEFEKLVTSKDQTFVLICAHANRTRNIGNFLIEQGYKNCAHLFGGMALWEQEQRETVPYKLFSKLGV encoded by the coding sequence ATGAATAATTTAGTAGATTTACAACCAAAAATTGTTGAAAAAATGATAAATGATAATATAGTTATGATAGATGTTAGACGACCTGATGAATGGGCAAGAACAGGCGTTATAAAAAATGCTCACTTATTAACTTTTTTTGATGAATTTGGTGATTATAATATAGAAAAATGGATGGAAGAGTTTGAAAAGCTTGTAACTTCTAAAGACCAAACTTTTGTATTAATTTGCGCTCATGCAAATAGAACTAGAAACATTGGAAATTTTTTGATAGAACAAGGATATAAAAACTGTGCTCATTTATTTGGAGGAATGGCTTTATGGGAGCAAGAACAAAGAGAAACTGTTCCTTATAAACTTTTTTCAAAATTAGGAGTTTAA
- a CDS encoding ATP-dependent zinc protease family protein, with protein MSQKKVIGRREIVDILDLELFDLDAKIDTGADSNSLHCDDIFIDNDNKFVYFTLLDKVHPAYHGKKIKMPLYKIKKVKSSNGIIQLRATIQVSVSFFGKKYKTDISLTDRSDMKYPMLIGRKFLANRFLVDVSKEYLTKAI; from the coding sequence ATGTCACAAAAAAAAGTTATAGGAAGAAGAGAAATAGTTGATATTTTAGATTTAGAGTTATTTGACTTAGATGCTAAAATTGATACTGGTGCAGATTCAAATTCGTTACACTGTGATGATATTTTTATAGATAATGACAATAAGTTTGTTTATTTTACATTATTAGATAAAGTTCATCCTGCTTACCATGGCAAAAAAATAAAGATGCCACTTTACAAAATAAAAAAAGTCAAAAGTTCAAATGGAATTATTCAATTAAGAGCAACTATCCAAGTAAGTGTCTCTTTTTTTGGAAAAAAATATAAAACAGATATATCCTTAACTGATAGATCAGATATGAAATATCCGATGTTAATAGGAAGAAAGTTTTTAGCCAACCGTTTTTTAGTTGATGTTTCTAAAGAATATCTAACAAAAGCTATATAA
- a CDS encoding DASS family sodium-coupled anion symporter → MSNQTIKYIVPVAVLLILWFIPAPEGLSANAWHFLAVFFAVVVGLIIEPVPAALVGFTGISLVALLGLVGNPKESITWALSGFSNSVIWLIFAAFMFALGYKKTGLGKRVSLIMIKYMGKSSLGLGYAVAFSDLVLAPFMPSNTARSAGSVYPVAINIPHIFDSYPDKDPRKLGAYISWVAIATTCITSSMFLTALAPNLLAVDLIGKSTGHVISWGEWAGVMLPLMIPLFLLTPWLTYVVYPPTQKKSPEAPAWAAEELKKLGAITFKEYLMAGLATVALVLWIFGKEIGVDSTTVAISVVSIMVLTNVITWDDLISNKAAFNVLIWFASLVAMAAGLKKVGILDWIGANTQEMLAGMSPIALILSLLVLFFLLHYFFASVTAHVTALVPIFMTIAASLLAPEQLVPFTVILAGSLGVMGIITPYATGPSPIWYGAGYISQARWWGLGAIFGALYLAVIILGAFIFI, encoded by the coding sequence ATGTCAAATCAGACTATAAAATATATTGTCCCTGTTGCAGTATTATTGATCTTATGGTTCATTCCAGCACCAGAAGGTTTATCAGCTAATGCATGGCATTTTTTAGCAGTATTTTTTGCTGTTGTTGTAGGACTTATTATTGAGCCAGTTCCAGCTGCTCTTGTGGGTTTTACTGGTATTTCATTAGTTGCACTTTTAGGGTTAGTAGGAAATCCTAAAGAGAGTATTACATGGGCTCTTTCAGGATTTTCAAATAGTGTTATTTGGTTAATCTTTGCAGCTTTTATGTTTGCACTAGGTTATAAAAAAACAGGTTTAGGGAAAAGAGTTTCACTTATTATGATTAAATATATGGGAAAAAGTTCACTTGGTCTTGGATATGCAGTTGCATTTTCGGATTTAGTTTTAGCTCCATTTATGCCATCAAATACTGCTAGAAGTGCGGGATCTGTTTATCCAGTTGCTATTAATATTCCACATATTTTTGATTCTTATCCAGATAAAGATCCAAGAAAATTAGGTGCATATATCTCTTGGGTTGCAATTGCAACTACTTGTATTACAAGTTCTATGTTCTTAACTGCACTTGCTCCAAATTTACTAGCAGTAGATTTAATCGGAAAAAGTACAGGACATGTTATTAGTTGGGGAGAATGGGCAGGAGTTATGTTACCACTTATGATTCCATTATTCTTACTTACTCCTTGGTTAACTTATGTTGTTTATCCACCTACACAAAAAAAATCTCCTGAAGCTCCTGCTTGGGCAGCAGAAGAGTTAAAAAAATTAGGTGCAATTACTTTTAAAGAATATCTTATGGCAGGGCTTGCAACTGTTGCACTTGTTCTTTGGATTTTTGGTAAAGAAATTGGTGTAGATTCTACAACTGTTGCTATTTCTGTTGTATCAATTATGGTTTTAACAAATGTAATTACTTGGGATGATTTGATTTCAAATAAAGCTGCATTTAACGTACTTATTTGGTTTGCATCTTTAGTTGCTATGGCAGCTGGTCTTAAAAAAGTTGGTATTTTAGACTGGATTGGAGCAAATACACAAGAAATGTTAGCAGGTATGAGCCCAATTGCACTTATCTTATCATTACTTGTTCTTTTTTTCTTATTACACTACTTTTTTGCTAGTGTTACAGCTCATGTTACAGCTCTTGTTCCAATATTTATGACTATTGCTGCAAGTTTACTTGCACCTGAACAATTAGTTCCATTTACTGTTATTTTAGCTGGAAGTCTTGGGGTTATGGGAATTATTACTCCTTATGCTACTGGACCATCACCTATTTGGTATGGAGCAGGATATATTTCACAAGCTAGATGGTGGGGATTAGGTGCGATATTTGGTGCACTTTATCTTGCTGTTATTATCTTAGGTGCATTTATATTCATCTAA
- a CDS encoding sulfite exporter TauE/SafE family protein: MESSSDFFLILSIILFISSLVHGSIGFGFPMLATPLLAMVTDMKTAILYIAIPTLLINLISIFSEGEFLKALKRFFPLAIIGMIGSAIGTQILIYSNSEIFKLLLAISIFLYLFIQKFKIEMLWIQKRKTFSMIVFGLVAGIIGGLTNVMASILIIYSLESKHTKKEIIQSTNLCFLFGKIIQIILFSIHGSFNQELLFTSFSSLVVVIIAMFLGLKIKNIIPQKIYRKVIKVVLFIIACFLVIQTIF, translated from the coding sequence ATGGAATCATCTTCAGACTTCTTTCTTATTCTTTCCATTATACTTTTTATCTCTTCCTTAGTTCATGGAAGTATCGGTTTTGGTTTTCCTATGCTTGCAACTCCCCTTTTAGCTATGGTTACAGATATGAAAACAGCTATTTTATATATAGCTATTCCTACTTTGCTTATAAATTTAATAAGTATATTTAGTGAAGGAGAGTTTCTTAAAGCATTAAAAAGATTTTTTCCTTTGGCAATTATTGGAATGATAGGAAGTGCAATTGGAACACAAATACTAATATATAGTAATTCTGAGATTTTTAAACTTTTGCTAGCTATATCTATATTTTTATATTTGTTTATTCAAAAATTTAAAATTGAGATGTTGTGGATTCAAAAAAGAAAAACTTTTTCTATGATAGTTTTTGGTTTAGTTGCAGGAATTATTGGTGGATTAACAAATGTTATGGCTTCGATTTTAATCATATATTCGCTTGAATCAAAACATACAAAAAAAGAGATAATCCAATCAACAAATTTATGTTTTTTATTTGGAAAAATTATTCAAATCATTCTTTTTTCAATTCATGGTTCATTTAATCAAGAGTTACTTTTTACATCTTTTAGTAGTTTAGTAGTAGTTATAATAGCAATGTTTTTAGGTTTAAAAATAAAAAATATAATTCCACAAAAAATTTATAGAAAAGTTATAAAAGTAGTTTTATTTATAATTGCTTGTTTTTTAGTGATTCAAACAATTTTTTAA
- a CDS encoding adenosylcobinamide-GDP ribazoletransferase, whose amino-acid sequence MKQLLNAFFFALSYFSIIPVFVKNMQINNETYKYTLVLLPLVGAILASIVIGLNYVLVDFFHPLYASFVCAVIYLALYGFIHTEAIIDVVDAWFASYSGKDAYKIMKESTIGAIGALYGFSFVLLKVGIITYVLYEKQYVLFLLICVISRLNLIYLLGYFKFSKDSFLSLAFANSGISQLKLFALIYLIIALFIGTNVLVLFVLSLLSFYFVLKILNNKFGFVNGDCLGFTLEHTELILLNIGLLLIL is encoded by the coding sequence ATGAAACAACTATTAAATGCCTTTTTCTTTGCTCTTTCATATTTTTCAATTATTCCAGTTTTTGTGAAAAATATGCAAATTAACAACGAAACTTATAAATATACTTTAGTTTTATTGCCACTTGTTGGAGCGATTTTAGCTTCAATAGTAATAGGTTTAAATTATGTATTAGTTGATTTTTTCCATCCTTTATATGCATCTTTTGTATGTGCGGTTATTTATCTTGCTCTTTATGGGTTTATACACACAGAAGCAATTATAGATGTGGTTGATGCTTGGTTTGCATCTTATAGTGGAAAAGATGCTTATAAGATAATGAAAGAGTCAACTATTGGTGCAATTGGAGCTTTATATGGTTTTTCATTTGTACTTTTAAAAGTTGGAATAATTACTTATGTTTTATATGAAAAACAGTATGTTCTATTTTTACTTATTTGTGTAATTTCTAGATTAAATCTTATTTATCTTCTTGGATATTTTAAATTTAGTAAAGATAGTTTTTTATCTTTAGCCTTTGCAAATTCTGGGATTTCTCAACTTAAACTTTTTGCTTTGATTTATCTAATAATCGCACTTTTTATTGGAACAAATGTTTTAGTTTTATTTGTTTTATCACTTTTGAGTTTTTATTTTGTATTAAAAATTTTAAACAATAAATTTGGCTTTGTAAATGGAGATTGTTTAGGATTTACTCTTGAACATACTGAATTAATACTTTTAAATATAGGATTACTTTTAATATTATGA
- the cobT gene encoding nicotinate mononucleotide-dependent phosphoribosyltransferase CobT, protein MNFETILGKVDFLEFLRGKRATFLLSCSVTKTCEIPNISQAGIPGKLYLTPTLDAEFLCTKEVRSLPDIAQTPKGVPTPALITRAIHELKPYSNIEILNLGLDVIPQIDYFKIYNFDINSSESIDKNAKIPAMEIFQKGIEFGQNFETKDDYVIIAETIPAGTTTANATAKALGYKCEGYFSSSFKNSPNDIKNETINKALENLDTNDDIFEILSKVSDNMIIFNAGFILGSRVNDLKVILAGGTQMACVLLVVNSILQSMDGEIDSSNLALCTTKWINKDKDSNLKAILEQLDFPINAYASDFDFSLSNHPALKLYDEGEAKEGVGCGGALCYATINGLSKEVVTKKIESFLG, encoded by the coding sequence ATGAATTTTGAAACAATTTTAGGAAAAGTTGATTTTTTAGAGTTCTTAAGAGGTAAAAGAGCAACTTTTTTACTTAGCTGTAGTGTGACAAAAACATGTGAAATACCAAATATTTCGCAAGCTGGAATACCTGGAAAACTCTATCTTACTCCCACTCTTGATGCTGAATTTTTATGTACAAAAGAAGTTCGTTCACTTCCTGATATTGCACAAACACCAAAAGGTGTGCCAACACCTGCTCTTATAACTAGAGCAATTCATGAATTAAAACCATATTCAAATATCGAGATTTTAAATTTGGGCTTAGATGTAATTCCTCAAATAGATTATTTTAAGATTTATAATTTTGATATAAATTCAAGTGAAAGTATTGATAAAAATGCAAAAATACCTGCTATGGAAATATTTCAAAAAGGAATAGAATTTGGTCAAAATTTTGAAACAAAAGATGATTATGTGATAATAGCTGAAACAATTCCAGCTGGAACTACAACAGCAAATGCAACTGCAAAAGCTCTTGGATACAAATGTGAAGGATATTTTTCTAGTTCATTTAAAAATTCTCCAAATGATATAAAAAATGAAACAATAAATAAAGCTTTAGAAAATTTAGATACAAATGATGATATTTTTGAAATCTTATCAAAAGTTAGTGATAATATGATTATTTTTAATGCGGGATTTATTTTAGGAAGTAGAGTAAATGACTTAAAAGTTATCCTTGCAGGTGGAACACAAATGGCTTGTGTTTTACTTGTAGTTAATTCTATTTTACAAAGTATGGATGGCGAAATTGATTCTTCAAATCTTGCACTTTGTACAACAAAATGGATAAATAAAGATAAAGATTCAAATCTAAAAGCAATATTAGAACAATTAGATTTCCCAATAAATGCTTATGCAAGTGATTTTGATTTTAGCTTATCAAATCATCCTGCACTTAAACTTTATGATGAAGGTGAAGCAAAAGAGGGTGTTGGTTGTGGTGGAGCACTTTGTTATGCAACAATAAATGGCTTATCCAAAGAAGTAGTTACAAAAAAAATTGAGAGTTTTTTAGGATAA
- a CDS encoding bifunctional adenosylcobinamide kinase/adenosylcobinamide-phosphate guanylyltransferase, with protein sequence MKILYFGGQKSGKTKAGIKKSLELSCEKKPYYVATYDNSFGDDSMQNRINKHILEREENFITIEEAKNLEKVVQKNNTYLIDCVSMWLFNNLEVDEEILKKQLQEICKIEANIIFILNDVSNGIIPFDKESRKFVDFTGLIGQELVKLCDEVYEVKFGLERRLK encoded by the coding sequence ATGAAGATATTATATTTTGGTGGACAAAAATCAGGCAAAACAAAAGCTGGAATAAAAAAATCACTAGAACTCTCATGTGAAAAAAAACCTTATTATGTGGCAACTTATGATAATTCATTTGGTGATGATTCTATGCAAAATAGAATAAATAAACACATTCTTGAAAGAGAAGAAAATTTTATCACTATTGAAGAAGCAAAAAATTTAGAGAAAGTTGTACAAAAGAATAATACATATTTAATAGATTGTGTTTCTATGTGGCTTTTTAATAATCTTGAAGTTGATGAAGAGATTTTAAAAAAGCAACTTCAAGAGATTTGTAAAATAGAAGCAAATATAATTTTTATTTTAAATGATGTATCAAATGGAATAATACCTTTTGATAAAGAATCACGAAAATTTGTAGATTTTACGGGACTTATTGGACAAGAGCTTGTGAAACTTTGTGATGAGGTTTATGAAGTAAAATTTGGATTAGAAAGAAGATTAAAATGA
- a CDS encoding MarC family protein, producing MDLFISTFLKMFFIMTPFFVLSVFLTVTNEATIKQRKALAIKVTISVVVASMILLFFGKNIFSIFGITLDAFRIGAGALLFITAVELVKGNKDSTKVGDKDISQLAVVPLSIPVTIGPGTIGILLVMGATFENTSSMLVGSLALISAVLVIGIMLYSSSFIEKIIGKHGLLVISKITGLFLAALSAQIVFTGIKNFLGL from the coding sequence ATGGATTTATTTATTTCTACATTTTTGAAAATGTTTTTCATTATGACACCTTTTTTTGTTTTATCAGTTTTTCTAACTGTTACAAATGAAGCAACAATAAAACAAAGAAAAGCATTAGCTATAAAAGTTACTATTTCCGTTGTAGTTGCGAGTATGATTTTACTTTTTTTTGGGAAAAATATCTTTTCAATATTTGGAATAACTCTTGATGCTTTTAGGATAGGTGCGGGTGCATTACTATTTATAACAGCTGTTGAATTAGTAAAAGGAAATAAAGATAGTACAAAAGTAGGAGATAAAGATATTTCGCAACTTGCAGTGGTACCTTTATCAATTCCTGTTACTATTGGTCCTGGAACTATTGGTATCTTACTTGTAATGGGTGCAACTTTTGAAAATACATCTTCAATGTTAGTTGGAAGTTTAGCTTTAATTAGTGCTGTTTTAGTAATAGGAATTATGCTTTATAGTTCAAGTTTCATAGAAAAAATCATAGGAAAACATGGACTTTTAGTGATTTCAAAAATTACTGGATTATTCCTTGCTGCACTTTCAGCTCAAATTGTATTTACAGGTATTAAAAACTTTTTAGGATTATGA
- the rimK gene encoding 30S ribosomal protein S6--L-glutamate ligase, whose translation MRIYILSRNKDLFSTKRLVEEANIKGWDVRVIDYLKCTIEIMKGELVVNYEGKVLPTPDAIIPRIGASRTYYGAAMVRHFEMLDVFSTTGNLALTRSRDKLRSLQVLSRNGVDMPRTVFASNKSNAKDVIALSGGAPLVLKILEGTQGVGVVLVDSEKAAKSVLDAFYGMDVNLLVQEYIEEAGGADIRAFVVNNEVVGAMKRQGAEGDFRSNLHQGGSATSYKLNRKEKATAIAAAKAMGLGVCGVDMIPSRRGPLVMEVNSSPGLEGIEKSTNINIAAKIMDYIENSIKPRCSINPKKRKIKKDNIGA comes from the coding sequence ATGAGAATTTATATATTGTCAAGAAATAAAGATTTATTTTCAACAAAAAGATTAGTTGAAGAAGCAAATATAAAAGGTTGGGATGTAAGAGTAATAGATTATTTAAAATGTACAATTGAAATTATGAAAGGGGAATTAGTTGTAAACTATGAAGGAAAAGTTTTGCCAACTCCTGATGCTATAATTCCTAGAATTGGTGCAAGTAGAACTTATTATGGTGCTGCAATGGTGCGACACTTTGAGATGTTAGATGTATTTAGCACAACAGGAAATTTAGCACTTACACGAAGTAGAGATAAACTTAGAAGTTTACAAGTTTTATCAAGAAATGGTGTAGATATGCCAAGAACAGTTTTTGCTTCAAATAAATCAAATGCGAAAGATGTAATAGCTTTAAGTGGTGGAGCACCTTTAGTTTTAAAAATTTTAGAAGGAACACAAGGTGTAGGAGTAGTTTTAGTTGATAGTGAAAAAGCTGCTAAATCAGTTCTTGATGCTTTTTATGGAATGGATGTAAACTTACTTGTTCAAGAGTATATTGAAGAAGCAGGTGGTGCAGATATTAGAGCTTTTGTTGTGAATAATGAAGTAGTTGGTGCAATGAAAAGACAAGGTGCAGAAGGAGATTTTAGATCAAACTTACATCAAGGTGGAAGTGCAACATCATATAAATTAAATAGAAAAGAAAAAGCAACAGCAATTGCAGCAGCAAAGGCAATGGGGCTTGGAGTTTGTGGAGTTGATATGATACCATCACGTAGAGGACCTCTTGTAATGGAAGTAAATTCTAGTCCAGGTCTTGAAGGAATAGAAAAATCTACAAATATAAATATTGCAGCTAAAATAATGGATTATATTGAAAATAGTATAAAACCAAGATGCTCAATTAATCCTAAAAAAAGAAAAATTAAAAAAGATAATATTGGAGCATAG